Sequence from the Erythrolamprus reginae isolate rEryReg1 chromosome 2, rEryReg1.hap1, whole genome shotgun sequence genome:
gggctcttctagtaaagtattcctggacattttctagtgttaatgtccgaaatgcagtgtgagTGAGCTGGATTCAAGGATTGGTTTggggaaagttttgtatgctctggttagtagtgtgagattgccggagcagaagctacgtgatTAGGTGAACAACTCTTGCAGCCTTTTTGGCgacgttgttgcagtgggctttggcacttagctcATTTGAGATGAGTTTTCCAAGGTCTTGAGCTTTGTCTTAAGCCTCGAGAAAATGCCTTCCGAGTAATAGGGAGCGTCCTTGTTCATTTCCACCAAATCCTGGACCATCTGGATCAACTTCTCCACCTGAGCCTCGCGTTCCACCTCTTCGACCTGGTTGCTGAAGGCCAAGCAACGGTTCCCGCACTCCAGGATGTATTTCCTCAGCTCTTTGTCCTGTGCGGAGATGAAACTTTCGAGCGATCCCCCTTCCAGATCCTCTTTCCAGGTGAACAAAACAATGAAGTAGCTCAGACCTTTGACATGGAAAAGGCTTTTCAAGAACCGCACCGTCTTCTTCGCCTCCGTGGTGAACGTCCCGACCTTAAGGACGTGGATAATGGCGTGGGGTCCCGGCGGACACAAATCCAGCCCGTTCTTCAGCTCGGTATAGGTTTCGCCCTCGGACAACTGGGTGTTGCAAACGCCGGGTGTGTCGATCATCACAATTTTCCGGTCCTTCAGCCGCCTCTCGCCGCGTTGGCAGCTTCGGGTGATGGTCTGGAGACTCATCTGGGAGGCGAACTCTTTCCTGTTCAAGATGGTGTTGCCCGTGGCGCTTTTGCCGTCACCGGTTTTCCCAACAAGGAGGATCTGAACTCCGGCACtagagaagaaggggaagaaaaagtgggagtggcttgttgttgttggtggttcatgcgactgagtgggtgtggccaagttgatgtcactcacagcaaggtcccaccccaccccaccaagccacgctacAGAACCAGTAGGAGGGATATTTGAAATCCCGCCACGGCGGCCCCCTCTTCACGCTGTTCTCACGGCCCTTGAAATGCTCTCCGCCAGTGATTTCGGGTGTCCCCAAAGAGTGGGAGGGGAGCTTTTCCAAGCCCTGGAAAATATGGACATGGTTACCTtctccagggccaccatcaggaattttggggccccatacagcctaagtgtctgggccccccccgccattttaaaactatttaaagtcgccaagccactccatcccccggggatcatttcccgctttacgccaagcgaggcggtcccatagaccagtgtttcccaaccttggcaacttgaagatatctggactttaactcccagaattccccagccagcgaatgctggctggggaattctgggagttgaagtccagatatcttcaagttgtcaaggttgggaagcactgccataggctatttcaggaactgggttaagccgattgtgtggactcgtccaggagaaagaaagaagcgggagtgacaagggaaagaaagatcctcctggcatcggtcaggcagagcgaggcttatttacggctccttggcacttctcccttcttgttgacagaaccatgtgctttctagcgaggggaggggggagggagatcccacacccggcagccactggcgaggagctggaaaggacgaggggagagaaaaagcagggtaccagcagtcgggcgggtgtcttgagggggcactcccatctggaaggaagggaagaaaggcgagggcgagctatgaaggaaggagggagggtggaaggaaggaagggtaaaaggggcaatcaagagaggaatgggtgaatgaatggacggagggtgggaaggaaggaaggaaagagggaagggccaggaacagaggaagggtacaaaggaagcaaggaaaggtgtgaaaggggagagtaagagaggaaggagtgaaagaagggagtgagggaggaaagaatggaggaaggagaaggaaagcaagaaatggagggaaggaaagaaagaaagaaagggggaagggacaggaacagaggaaggaaggaaggaaacttatgaaaggggagagtaagagagaaaggactgaaggaagggagggagggaagaaggtaggaaggagaaagaaaagaagaaatagaggaagggaaggtaaaagagagaaagaaaaagagcaagaaatatatatatatatccttattTATTCATCTGCATCTCTAAACCCTTACTCTAGCTCAATTGCCCTTTTTAACTAAAACGAAGAAACATTAAGATAAAGAAGAACAGAAAAAGCAATATTACTTATTCCTAAAcaaatatcattcattcatatcGTCTAAATCTTGCTGAATATCCTCATAACAATCGCATTACCGCAAAGGGAAGGCCAAGCCTTAACAGTTCATTAAACATCAATCAACttaaatttatattattacatattcaTAACATAATCATAACCTTAGCCCTAACACTaacccctaacactaaccctaactcttaacACTAAACCCAATCCTAACCCCTAATTCtataccctaacccttaccccatAACACTAATCCCAATCCCTAacactaaccccaaccctaaaccctaacAGTAACCCCTAACCCTTACCCCCAACCCCTAACACTAAACTCTAACCCTATCCCCTAACACTAACCCCAATCCCTAacactaaccccaaccctaaaccctaacactaacccctaACCCTTACCTCTTACCCCTAACACTAACCCCAAACCTAAACCCTATCCACTAACCCTtacccctaacactaaccctataTCCTAACCCTATCCCCTAACCCCTCACTAACTCCTAacactaaccccaaccctaacactaacccttaccCCCAACACTAACCCCAACCTAAACCTTAGCCCTATCCCCTAACCCTTTCCCCTAACACTAACCCCAACCCTACACCCTAACACCCCTATCCCTAACCCCCATCCCTAACCCCTAACCACATCATTTAGTTTGTAATAAATGTGTAGAGAAATCCTCACCATAATATCTCAATTTATCATAGTCATCAATGAATTCATTATTTATTACCTTTCAGATAAGTTTACATAACACATCTTAACATAATCATCTTAGAACAATTGTGTTTGATTTATAGTAAAAATGTAATCTCAATAAAGGTTTTTATTTCTTCACCATTGTAGTTCCCAATTTATCCATCATTCAatctaaccctacccctaaccccaacccctaacctaaccctaacctacccctacccctaagcCCTAACTCCTAATCCCgacccctaactctaaccctaacctaaccctaacccctacccCTAACTGCTAACCCTACCTTTTAATCCCAACCCCTGCCCGTAACTCCTAACTCCTGCCCctaactcctaacccctaactcctaacccctaactcttACCTGTAACTGCTAACCCCTACTCCTAACCCATAACCCTTACCCTTAACTTCTAACCTTCTGAATCATCTGCAGGAGATGTCGCTGGACGTCCCACCAGTCATCTTTGGATTTGCGGACGCTGCAATCGAACATGAAAAAGGCCTGGGCCCCGTAGAGCAGCGCCACGACCACGTGGGTGGCGGACCCATCTTCCACCACCGCCTGGTAACGGTCTCTCTTCCCGTGGAGCACAGCCATGGGCAGGTACTTCCGTTCAGTAGTAACGGAGAGGTGAAGGGTCCCACGGGCACCATTCCCTGAGAGCGGGTTCTCTTCCAAGAAGGCGGCTGCTCCCCCCACTTCGAAAAGGCCCCCGAAGAAGCTGGCCTTCAGAGCACCCTCGAGGCCAAGGGCGGAGGCTTTGCTTTGGAGGAGATCGTTCAAGGGGAGGACCTGACTCTCCGTCCTGGGCTGGGCCTCGGTCTTTGCCCACATTTGCAACAGGTCAGGGTCCCACAAGGTCACGTCTGCAAGGAAGTGGCGGGAAAGATGCCGTTGAGAACATGCCTTTGGATTATGGGAAAGGACACCGTTTCATAGGAAATGGCAGGGAATTGGGATTTGGAATTGAACTGAactgacgggctacaagaatgatggaaggtcttaagcataaaacgtatcaggaaagacttaatgaactcaatctgtatagtctggaggacagaaggaaaaggggggaaatgatcgaaacatttaaatatggtaaagggttaattagaaaaagacctcatggtccatttagtctgcccttatactatttcctgtattttatcttaggatggatatatgtttatcccaggcatgtttaaattcagttactgtggatttatctaccacgtctgctggaagtttgttccaaggatctactactctttcagtaaaataatattttctcatgttgcttttgatctttcccccaactaacttcagattgtgtccccttgtccttgtcttcactttcctattaaaaacacttccctcctggaccttatttaaccctttaacatatttaaatgtttagatcatgtccccccttttccttctgtcctccagactatacagattgagttcattaagtctttcctgatacgttttatgcttaagaccttccaccattcttgtagcccatctttggacccgttcaattttgtcaatatttttgtaggtgagatccccagaactgaacacagtattccaaatgtggtctcaccagcattctatataacgggatcataatctccctcttcctgcttgttatacctctagctatgcagccaagcatcctacttgctttccctaccgcctgactgcactgttcacccattttgagactgtcagaaatcactacccctaaatccttttcttgtgaagtatttgctaacacagaactgccaatacaatactcagattgaggattccttttccccaagtgcattattttacatttggaaacattaaactgcagtttccattgctttgaccatttatctagtaaagctaaatcatttaccatattacagacgcctccaggaatatcaaccctattgcacactttagagtcatcggcaaataggcaaaccttccctaccaaaccttcccctatgtcactcacaaacatattaaaaagaataggacccagaacagacccttgtggcacaccgcttgtaacctgactctgctcagaatactcgccgttaacaataactctctgatgtctacgcttcagccagctgcaaatccattgaactatccagggattaagcccAATCTTCAcgaatttatctatcagctctttatgtggaaccgtatcaaaggctttgctgaagtccaggtaggcaatatccacgggccacggcaccaccttcatccaacaactttgtgacatagtcaaataaatcaatgagattagtctgacatgatttgccttcagtaaagccatgctgatttgggtccaataagttattgttttttaggtgctgatttatcctctttttgagtagagtctccatcattttaactacaactgatgtcaagctaactggcctgtagttaccagcttcttctctactgcccttcttgtggataggcacaacactggccattctccaatcctcaggaacttctcctgttaacaaggattggttaaacaaatcagtcaggggggtagcaatgacagatctgagttctttaagaactctggggtggatgccatctggacccattgccttatttatctttaatcgttcaagttcttctaaggcatcggcttctaagatcactggagctgaatccgtacagctggaagcaatgctatatccctctatagtattattttgtaaggtgtcttttgagaaaactgaacagaagtagctattgaaatggtcagcaatctccttattcccattaatgcatgtattattcccggtactaagcttcgtgatgccgcagtttttcttcttcttatcactaatatatctgaagaaggttttatcccccttctttacagatttggcaatttcttcctcttttgaggctttagcagcatatattatctgtttcgccttcttctgtctcattttatacacctctctctctctattattattattattattattattattattattattattattatgtcaatacaacacagcaaacaagatccctatgctggattttgtatttcatcatcagtcggacgctttccaagcacctaggattatttatttatttttatttttatttttattattattactattattattattattatgtcgtttggcgggacccaggagaagagccttccctgtggcggcttcgaccctctggaaccagctccccccaaatatcagagttgcccccaccctgcttgcctttcgcaagctccttaaaacctacctctgttgtcaggcatgggggaattgaaatttccctttcccctaagcttatagaatttatacatggtatgcttgtatgtatgagtggttctttaaattggggtttttaaaattgttttaataatagatttgtttacattgtctttttatattgttgttagccgccccgagtcttcggagaagggcggcatacaaatctaataaatacaatacaatacaatattattattattattactattatgatgtcaatacaacacagcaaatgagatcactatgcaggATTTTGTATTCGGGCGCGTTCATCAGTCGGGTGCTTTCCAAGAACCTAGGACTAATTATTATTACTAACATCacacattaattaattattaattattaatttattattattattaattaaattattagaaCAGAATGGCAGGATTAATatgatataaatattttatatctataTTCATTCTAGTCATATAAAATGTTAATATTTGAAAAGGAATTGAAAAGGATCCTACTAAGGTAccagggaaggaaggacaattaaagaaACTATGAAGTAGTGCATCAACTTACTGACCCCACTGCGTGGTCCCCCTCCCACCAGCCGACCACCGCACAGCTGTCTGGGAGTCCGTATGGGGAGAGTCACTGGGAGCCCAGCGGCCTACTTCGGGCGTGCCGCAGAGTCAGAAGCTAGGGGACGTACCTGGGAGCAGGGCCTCTCTGCGGCAGTCGTAGAGGGCCCCCAAACAGAAGGGGCGGCCCAGGGCCGGCATCTCCAGAGCCCCTTCCATGCCAGGCTTTGGGGCTCCGGCCCAGCAGGGAGAGAGGTCGAGGGCGGGAGGACCAGACACCGGATCCACCCGGGCGTAGGAGGCGAGCAGGCAGAGGCCCTAGAGGGCAGGGGGATAAAGAGGTCATTAGTTTGGAGTCCTTGGGCAGCCACAAGGGAACCAGTCTAGGCCCCTTGCCTCCCCTTGAGAGCGGTTGGGCCTACTCCACATTCACTCTACTCCACTCCGGTCTCCACTCTGAATTCCAGTCCAaattctactccattctattataaattctattctattctgaattctattccattctattctataatttacTCATTCTATACTACTctacttattctattctactctaatctactatatactctactctatatactttactcattctattctattcattctattgtACTCTACTTATTCTATTCTCCGAACTCATTCTATCCTATTCATTCTTTTCTACTCtacttattctgttctatttctatcCCAACTCCAAATtttattctgaattctattctactgtattttgaatcttattctattctgaattctattccattctactctactgtactctatacACTTTacgcattctattctactctacttattctattctactctatactatatattctattctccgaactcattctattctattcattcttttCTACTTtacttattctattccatttctattcctattccaaattctattccgaattctattctattcctaacagcaacagcagcagcaacaacaacgatTAGTAATGGGTTAATTTTGGGAAAAACTGAAATCGATTCCGAGTTCTATTTTGTTCCGAATTGCATTCTGTTCTGCATCCTTCTCTGTTGTGTTCCGAATTGCAGCCTGCTCTGCGTTCTCTTCCCTGGGGAACTCCATCCTCCTCGGCCTCCCCTCCCCAGCTTGGACCCCCCCTCCCGCCCTGCCTGGTTTCCGCGATGCCCCTCGCGAGCAGCTACTCCGGGGCGGAGGGAAGAAGCCCAGAGAGCTCCTCGGGTGGTCACCTCGCCCCCCCCCGCTCTTCACCCTaggcgggggggggagaggggggagggttcCCGTTCCCCTCCCTTTCTAAcacccccctcccacccacccccttacctacaacagggagggagggaggagcaggAAGGGTTTACAAACTTGCCCAACTAGCAGGGGGGGCGTGCAGGTCTTCTCCTCCAGTCCAGAAAACGCTGCCCCCACTCCAGCCCTCGAAGCCTCTCCCTTCTGGAGTCCAGATAGAAGTGGTCGTGGGGAAACAGCCTCTGTGGGCAGCACGTCCCACCTTTTTCCTGCGGGCGGGCGGGTCTCTTTTTCTTGCAATCACGTGATTTCCAGGCAGACAGCTCGCAGGCCACTTTCGTTTTCCCCTTTCTTGCCGTTTGATAAGAAGCGGGTGTTTGGTCAAggcgggaggggggagggggaggggcgcgCCTCCCAAACTGCCCCCCACAGAGACACatgaagagagttggaagggaagggtgggtgggtggacggacagacagacagacagagagggagatcGATATAGAAActgatgatagagagagagagagggagagagagatgagagagggagagagagagatgatagagaaagagagaaagagagagagagatgatagagagagatgatagagagagaaagagagagagatgatagagaaagaaagaaagaaatgatagagagagaaagagagagagagatgatagagggggagagagatgatagagaggggggagagagagatgatagagagaaagagagagatgatagagagagagagatgatagatagagagagagagaaagaaagagataaatagagagagagaaaaagatacaaagaaagatagatagaaagatacagagatagatacagagagagatagagatatataataataataataataataataataataataataataataataattcccctcCAGTCCAGAAAACGCTGCCCCCACTCCAGCCCTCGAAGCCTCTCCCTTCTGGAGTCCAGATCGAAACCcgccctcctctccccctcccacccaccacaGTCCGCTGGGAGGAAGCCTGGAGTGGGGCGGAGTGGTCGTGGGGAAACAGCCTCTGTGGGCAGCACGTCCCACCCTTTTCCTGCGGGCGGGCGGGTCTCTTTTTCTTGCAATCACGTGATTTCCAGGCAGACAGCTCGCAGGCCACTTTCGTTTTTCCCTTTCTTGCCGTTTGATAAGAAGCGGGTGTTTGGTCAaggcgggaggggggggagggggaggggcgcgCCTCCCAAACTGCCACTTTCGTTTTTCCCTTTCTTGCCGTTTGATAAGAAGCGGGTGTTTGGTCAaggcgggagggggggaggggcgcGCCTCCCAAACTGCCCCCCACAGAGACACatgaagagagttggaagggaagggtgggtgggtggacagacagacagacagacagagagggagatcGATATAGAAActgatgatagagagagagggagagagagggagagagagatgagagagagagaaagaaagagagatgagagagagagataaagagagggggggagagaaagaaagagagagagagatgatagagagagagagaaagagagagatgatagagagagaaagagagagagagatatgatagagagagaaagaaagagagagagatgatagagagagaaagaaagaaagagagagagatgatagagaggggggagagagagatgatagagagagagagatgagagagagaaagagagagaaagagagagatgatagagatagatgatagagagagagagagaaagaaagagagataaatagaaagagagagagagaaaaagatacaaagaaagatagatagatagatagatagaaagatacagagagagatacagagagagatacagagagagagagagatataataataataataataataataataataataataataataataataataatttattagatttgtatgccgtccctctccgcagactcggggcggctcacaacaataataataacaatatataatgtaacaaatctaatattaaaagatagtatttttaaaaaaaccgtcatttaaaaaccatacaacacaagcataccatacataaagtctataagcctgggggagatgtctcaattcccccatgcctggccatataggtgggtcttaagcaatttacgaaaggcaaggagggtgggggcagttttgatctcagatagatagatagatagatagatagatagatagatagatagatagatagatagatagatagatagatggatagatagatagatcttctaggacatgtggacttcaactcccagctaagcatcattggctcaggaattctgggagtcgaaatcCACATGTCCTATAagagcccagcccccccccccgactagATGAcccccccttccaactctgtcattccgTGATTGTGGCTGggcccaaagggggggggggctagactagatgacctcccctttcccttctgttggCTGGACTGACCTGGCTTGCGTGACTCTGCCCGGGCCCCTCCCCACTTCCTTCCCTTCActggttctctctccccccccccctcgggtcTTGGAGCGAAAGCGAAAGTTGGGCAGAAAAGGTAAAGTTAGAAGTTGCAACGAGAGTCCTGCACGCGGGGAAAAGGCGACTTTGGAGCCATTCAGGTGGGCTTCTCGGGGGTAGGagggggctgggggtgggtgggaggagggggcGGGTGTTCCCGGgggcgggagggagagaaaagaaaggggtgGG
This genomic interval carries:
- the LOC139160038 gene encoding cytolytic toxin-beta-like isoform X2 gives rise to the protein MEGALEMPALGRPFCLGALYDCRREALLPDVTLWDPDLLQMWAKTEAQPRTESQVLPLNDLLQSKASALGLEGALKASFFGGLFEVGGAAAFLEENPLSGNGARGTLHLSVTTERKYLPMAVLHGKRDRYQAVVEDGSATHVVVALLYGAQAFFMFDCSVRKSKDDWWDVQRHLLQMIQKVRS
- the LOC139160038 gene encoding GTPase IMAP family member 7-like isoform X3, producing the protein MTSLSPCPLGPLPARLLRPGGSGVWSSRPRPLSLLGRSPKAWHGRGSGDAGPGPPLLFGGPLRLPQRGPAPSAGVQILLVGKTGDGKSATGNTILNRKEFASQMSLQTITRSCQRGERRLKDRKIVMIDTPGVCNTQLSEGETYTELKNGLDLCPPGPHAIIHVLKVGTFTTEAKKTVRFLKSLFHVKGLSYFIVLFTWKEDLEGGSLESFISAQDKELRKYILECGNRCLAFSNQVEEVEREAQVEKLIQMVQDLVEMNKDAPYYSEGIFSRLKTKLKTLENSSQMS
- the LOC139160038 gene encoding cytolytic toxin-beta-like isoform X1; its protein translation is MEGALEMPALGRPFCLGALYDCRREALLPDVTLWDPDLLQMWAKTEAQPRTESQVLPLNDLLQSKASALGLEGALKASFFGGLFEVGGAAAFLEENPLSGNGARGTLHLSVTTERKYLPMAVLHGKRDRYQAVVEDGSATHVVVALLYGAQAFFMFDCSVRKSKDDWWDVQRHLLQMIQKCRSSDPPCWENR